Below is a window of Macadamia integrifolia cultivar HAES 741 chromosome 8, SCU_Mint_v3, whole genome shotgun sequence DNA.
TTTTTTGATTTCCTGATATTCTGCAGATATCCTATTTTACCAATTAGTTCGTTGTATCTCTGTCTAAACAAAGTAGGACGGATAAGATAGTAACAGCCAGAAGGAATCTTATCTCAAAAGATTCCATGGAGAGCATTTGATTTATTGATTCTTTGCGCGGTGAGTGCAATGGTTAGTGGATTAGTGGGTGAATATGTGCTGCTGTTTGAGGTGTTACATTTTGTTGTTGGTCTTTGTCTTATGGTCCCTGATACTATTCTCTTGCACTATTAACTTGCTTCCCATGTTATGGTTGTAGATTTTCAGGTAAGAAGTTCATTGTTGATATTATCATCTGACAACTGAAATGATTACTTTATCTGTTATCTCTATATTTAATGCAGAAATCCTGTAGTCAAGAGCTCGTCGGGATTTCGCTGTACTTAATCCTTATTCAAGGAGGATTGCAAAATGGGTGCTTATAGTCGAAAGTCTAAAAATCAACCTTCCATAAAAAATAGGTGGACTAAACTTGAGGTCGCATCCTTTGAGCTTGCTGATTTTGGTCAGGAAAAAAAAGTTCTCTCACATCCTGTTTCTTTTGAGCAAAGAAGCAAGCAAGCTGAATCCAAGCCTTCTGTGATACTGAACACAGCTCAGTTTGTTGCGGCAGTTGGCCAGATTTGGGATTGTGCTACTCGCCCGATTTCTGTTTTCCATTCTAAAGCAAATGTGAAGTACAATGATGCTGTTTGTTTGAAAGAGAATAAACTGCACTGTCCAGGTGGGGAGGGAAATAATAAAACCTCTATttcttctgataccaaatactTTTGCATTGATTCAATCTCTGCTAGCTTTCCCCCATTTGTTACGAATTCAAACTTTGAGCTTTTGAATGTGATTCACAAGATTTCACTATTTGAACCCTGCAATGGAAATCATAGCCATTCTTCTTTCTGGAGATTTCCACAGGTTGGTTACTCCAACATGCTTGAAGAGTCGTGTAAGGAGAAGGGGCTTGCAAGTGTAGGAAGCTCATGTGCTTTGGGACAAATATATGGATGGATGAGTGCAAAACCTTTGCTTGGACTACAATGTCCTGTGAATGTCACTCAAGTCGAGGACCACAAACCAGGTGAAGGATGCATTTCTAGAGTTGTCACTGTTCCTGCTGATGACTCATGCATGGGAAGTACTGATTTTGGTTCCAGTTTAACCAAATGTAACGATTCCCCTCCAGTTGAAACTGTAGAGTCTGTAGAAGATGCAAATTTGTCTTTTACCTCTCTTTATACAGAGTATTCCCTTGGTGCTGGTTCAAATTCAGGGGCAAATGGTCCTATTTCAAGGATTCCAAGTTCCAGTCTTTACTCGGACTACTATATTGGCTTATGTGATTTGAGTAATTCTACAGTTGAAGAAGGTTGTCATGAAAcagatgttgatgatgatgtgcTTGAGAATGGTAAAAGGCAACTCAAAGAGCTAGTTCTAGAGACTGAACCTATGACAGAACTTTCCTCATCAGTGCAAGAAAAACCTGTTTCTGCCGTTGCAAGCCAAAAGCATGCTTTTGCAGGAGCATTGGCTGGGACAGTTGTTAGCCTTTGTCTGCATCCAGTTGATACTATAAAAACTGTTATTCAATCTTGTGGCACCGAtcagaaatctctctctcatgttgTACGATCAATTATATCTGAAAGAGGTAAAATATCTTGTAACAATTATGGCTTAGACTTTCAGGTGATGAAACATGGTGGCAGTCCTTGGAGCTTGTTAGAGGCAATTTATGGTTTGTCGAGCAATTTTATATGCGTTCTTTTTAATTGGTTAAGATTCTATTCAGGTGTAATTGGACTCTACCGTGGAATTGCAAGCAATATTGCTTCTTCCGCACCGATTTCTGCAGTTTATACCTTCACATATGAATCAGTTAAAGGAGCCCTGCTTCCCGTCTTGCCTAAGGTGTTTTATCCCTTTTGCTTTTCTACTGTGTGCAGCTTATTTGCTTCTGCTATTGAAAGTTTAAAATGCCTTCTTAAACCTGGGAAATGCTGCTTGTCTCTCTCATGAAGGAGTATTACTCTTTGGCACATTGCATGGCTGGTGGTTGTGCCAGTGTGGcaacttcatttatttttacCCCCAGTGAGCGCATAAAGCAGCAGATGCAAGTTGGTTCGCACTACCAGAACTGCTGGTATGCCTTtgtcttgttcttctctttgACAACATCATACACGTAAATTTGCTTTTGATTGACTGAGTTAATGGTATTGTAAACCATTATCATTTAAACTGGACCAGGGACTGAACTGTTGAGGACCCTGGTTCTGGTTTGTGCCAGTTTGCCCAGACGATTGTGGTTTGCCAATTAAAAATGCTTTGAAAATTAAAACATTGATGAAACAGGAAGCTGGCCAAAGAATAGGCTGGAAACTCTGGTTACACAACTGGCCACATCACATCCTCCTCTCTAGAGGGTGATATTTTAGCCATTGAGCTGCTGGttcataaataataattaataaattccTGTATAATATAAATGTTATATGTGCATGTACAATTCTAGAATTTTGAATCCTTTTTTGAATCCAAAGATGCTGAAAATACTTGTACTTTTATATCTGaacattttaaaatataaaacaggTATATATACACATTGCCAAATTGGAACTCCATACTCTTGCCTCTTTATAGCAAACTGTACCTGGATTTATCCTCCATAGTGTTTCTCCTGCCCCAGATTTTATCCGGTTAAACCCACTTTACTGGCTTGTCCCtcaaccatggatttagttctcagTATCGGTACCGGTACTGGTATCGGTGTCTGCCGATACCGATCCAGATCGAATCGGTATCAGAGAGGATCGGTGCATATCGGTCACTTTTACCCCTTTCTTTGCataaaaaagtacatttttttttactattttaccctgcAATGATATGGGTAACCGATCCggatcggtctcagccgataccgaTAAGATACAGCCAATATGACCGATATGATACCAACACTTGAAACCATGCCCTCAACTCTCTTCACTAAAAAGAGCAACTAAGTGCATGAGGCTTCCGCTACTCcagggtttgggaggggcaaatgtacgcagccttaccccttgctttgcaagagaggctgtttccaattTTGGGACccgtgaccaacatgttgcaataatgCAACTTGACCGTTGTGCCAATTGTAAACAATTTATCGGAATGTATCTATATCTATTCTTTGTTTAAAGTATGTTCCATGAACTTAGTTATTCATTTTAGTGGGCATAAAACATAGTTGTCATTTGCCAAGGCacctaggcgacccaaggcttTGGGCACCTTAAAATATTTTTAGGTATCCATTATATCTAAattaaaacaacaacaacacagaTCAAATCTATGCACTGATTTGCCTCTATATATAGAAATATCATTACAACATTACAACAACAAAGTTATGTTAGAAACAGcattatttagagggaaaaATATGCAAGTAAAAAAGAGAAGTGAACtaggttcctttttttttggtaataaatttATTGAATGTCACTTGTGATTTAGAGGATATATCCATTTCATGTCAAAACTGATTCTTTATTTGTATACTTTTTGAAATAATAGCTCTCTTCATATTTTGAGATAAGACGATATAAAAttccaggaaaaaaaagagttttgtcTTATTCCATTATCTAATTTTTGTTTTGCATTTACATTCTAATGCAATGCTAATCCTTAACCAGTGAAATCTAGTGGGAGATCAGCTCGCGACATGATCACAGGTATGGGATAGAACTAGGTTTGATAGGATACCAGATAACTCGATTTAAACAATTTTGATCAGCCTGAAATCCAGTTGAATGAACAATAGAAGTAGTAGGTCAAGTCTGTAAATATGATTTGAATTTGATGGATATATTTGAGGTAATGAGAGTATATTTCTGAGGCTAGAATTCTTAAAAACCCAGAAAACCAGAGAATTCAATAGCGAAAATCAGAGGATTTGATAGCAGAAATTTCATGCCTCTTATAAAGGAGCTGAAACTGATGCAATTGTGGgaaagaaaagatagaaaataTTTAATCAGGAATTGCCACCTGATCTGCAGAGTTGGATTCGCAATCCATAACCCCACCAAGCGTTCTTCAGATCTCTACTGAATTACCACAGGGTGGGAGCATTCTGAATGACCAGAAAACCAAAGGCCAAAAGTCAACTTCTACTGATCAAACTCGTGTTTAGggctgtagccccttacaaacttatatagaaactAAAAATAGGACTTAAACCATGCTAAAACTCCTCTAATCAATAGCTTACCTTGAAGGTGGTCTTAACTGACTAGAGTACTATAAATTGATGAATAATAGATACTAAAGTAGGGTCAGAATGAAAACTATGATTATATTTTTCCTGTATGCTTGAAGCACAAGGAAAGGCAGAAGGATTCATAACCTCTGATTAAATCTGTAATTCTGGGACCTAAGACCGTCTCTTTCTTACTGATCTGCCAACAATCAAGTTCTTTTTTCAAACGGCAACTGGCCAAAATTTGAGCCAAAAGGCAGATATGAAAGAGATGTATGGGTTTTGAATTAGTAGATGTAACCAGAAAATGTACCCTTCTATAAAGAGAACAACTTAAAACAAGGCTGGA
It encodes the following:
- the LOC122086925 gene encoding adenine nucleotide transporter BT1, chloroplastic/mitochondrial isoform X1, which encodes MGAYSRKSKNQPSIKNRWTKLEVASFELADFGQEKKVLSHPVSFEQRSKQAESKPSVILNTAQFVAAVGQIWDCATRPISVFHSKANVKYNDAVCLKENKLHCPGGEGNNKTSISSDTKYFCIDSISASFPPFVTNSNFELLNVIHKISLFEPCNGNHSHSSFWRFPQVGYSNMLEESCKEKGLASVGSSCALGQIYGWMSAKPLLGLQCPVNVTQVEDHKPGEGCISRVVTVPADDSCMGSTDFGSSLTKCNDSPPVETVESVEDANLSFTSLYTEYSLGAGSNSGANGPISRIPSSSLYSDYYIGLCDLSNSTVEEGCHETDVDDDVLENGKRQLKELVLETEPMTELSSSVQEKPVSAVASQKHAFAGALAGTVVSLCLHPVDTIKTVIQSCGTDQKSLSHVVRSIISERGVIGLYRGIASNIASSAPISAVYTFTYESVKGALLPVLPKEYYSLAHCMAGGCASVATSFIFTPSERIKQQMQVGSHYQNCWDAFAQILRSGGLRSLYAGWGAVLCRNIPHSIIKFYTYEKLKELMLSSAKPNAHPDALQTLVCGGLAGSTAALFTTPFDVVKTRLQTQIPGSLRQYNGVFHALQEIAKHEGLRGLYRGLTPRLVMYISQGALFFASYEFFKRIFALEVQQLHIQTVQRKQTLDVE
- the LOC122086925 gene encoding mitoferrin isoform X2, coding for MLEESCKEKGLASVGSSCALGQIYGWMSAKPLLGLQCPVNVTQVEDHKPGEGCISRVVTVPADDSCMGSTDFGSSLTKCNDSPPVETVESVEDANLSFTSLYTEYSLGAGSNSGANGPISRIPSSSLYSDYYIGLCDLSNSTVEEGCHETDVDDDVLENGKRQLKELVLETEPMTELSSSVQEKPVSAVASQKHAFAGALAGTVVSLCLHPVDTIKTVIQSCGTDQKSLSHVVRSIISERGVIGLYRGIASNIASSAPISAVYTFTYESVKGALLPVLPKEYYSLAHCMAGGCASVATSFIFTPSERIKQQMQVGSHYQNCWDAFAQILRSGGLRSLYAGWGAVLCRNIPHSIIKFYTYEKLKELMLSSAKPNAHPDALQTLVCGGLAGSTAALFTTPFDVVKTRLQTQIPGSLRQYNGVFHALQEIAKHEGLRGLYRGLTPRLVMYISQGALFFASYEFFKRIFALEVQQLHIQTVQRKQTLDVE